A genomic region of Capnocytophaga canimorsus contains the following coding sequences:
- a CDS encoding heavy metal translocating P-type ATPase, producing MEQIYYIKGMTCGGCASSVEKKLSEINEIESVTIDLDSQKATIISLEEIPFENLQKALEHTHYSIHKQLNEAQSYTYFVKGMSCSGCEQTVGERLETISGVTVSQINAKNKTVTLNAPSTISFHKLSQTLEGTHYSIHKTLEEATTISQKTSSNNGVFYCPMQCEGDKTYSKAGDCPICGMDLVAEMSLHEDGLDIDALKIKELKHKFWGAVAFTLPIFIIAMSEMIPNNPLYQLLSQKYWNWIQLLLSLPVVFYYCRIFFERAWKSLKTLHFNMFTLIGIGAGVAWLFSLMGLLFPSIFPSEFKTHFGEVHVYFEATTVILTLVMLGQLLEAMAHHKTQDAVKELLNLTPQTAFKIINGQEQEVSIQEIKKGDFLRIKPGGKIPVDGIIWEGCAHIDESMITGEPIAVDKNIGDTVSAGTLNGLQSFIMKAERIGSETLLSQIVEMVKKASRSQAPVQKIADKIAAYFVPIVVSVAILTFLAWMVLAEDNGLIYGFVNAIAVLIIACPCALGLATPMSVMVGIGKGAKNGILVKDAKALELLSKVDTLVIDKTGTITEGKPQVEKVVYFNDFDLQKALSLLYSVNAQSEHPLAKATNEFAKSANAELLHTIDFESVSGKGVRAIVAQSEVAFGNDKLMAEIGILIPFSILKQIKSEQQKGKTISYLAVNKSIIAVVIISDRIKPSAKATLKNLQKQGIEIHMLTGDNPFTAKAIAEEIGLTNFKAGMLPQDKQKEVISLQQQGKIVAMAGDGINDAPALAQAQVGIAMGTGTNIAIESAEITLLQGDLEGLEKARTLSKSVMKNIKENLFFALIYNTIGIPIAAGILYPFFGILLSPMLGALAMSFSSVSVIANALRLRNITLKKN from the coding sequence ATGGAACAAATCTATTATATAAAAGGAATGACCTGTGGGGGCTGTGCCTCTTCCGTTGAGAAAAAACTATCTGAAATCAATGAAATTGAAAGTGTAACTATTGATTTGGATTCTCAAAAAGCAACAATTATCAGCCTAGAGGAAATTCCGTTTGAAAATTTACAAAAAGCATTAGAACACACTCACTATTCCATTCACAAACAACTCAATGAAGCGCAATCGTACACTTATTTCGTTAAAGGAATGAGTTGTTCGGGTTGCGAACAAACCGTCGGTGAACGCTTGGAAACAATCAGTGGGGTGACTGTTTCACAAATCAATGCAAAAAACAAAACTGTAACGCTAAATGCTCCCAGTACAATTTCTTTCCATAAGCTTAGTCAAACTCTTGAAGGCACACATTATTCCATCCATAAAACCTTGGAGGAAGCTACAACCATCTCACAAAAAACATCTTCCAACAACGGTGTTTTCTACTGCCCAATGCAATGCGAAGGCGATAAAACGTATTCAAAGGCTGGAGATTGCCCCATTTGCGGAATGGATTTAGTAGCTGAAATGAGTCTGCACGAAGACGGATTGGACATTGATGCCTTAAAAATCAAGGAATTAAAACATAAGTTTTGGGGAGCCGTAGCCTTTACCCTACCTATTTTCATCATCGCGATGAGTGAAATGATTCCTAACAATCCGTTGTATCAACTACTTTCTCAAAAATATTGGAATTGGATACAATTATTACTCTCATTGCCAGTTGTTTTTTATTACTGTCGAATTTTCTTTGAACGGGCTTGGAAAAGCCTAAAAACACTTCATTTCAATATGTTCACCCTAATCGGGATTGGAGCCGGAGTTGCGTGGCTTTTTAGCCTAATGGGGCTACTTTTCCCGAGTATTTTCCCTTCGGAATTCAAAACCCATTTTGGGGAAGTACACGTCTATTTCGAGGCAACTACCGTCATCTTAACTTTAGTTATGTTGGGACAATTACTTGAGGCAATGGCTCATCATAAAACACAAGATGCTGTTAAAGAACTACTTAATTTAACTCCTCAAACCGCTTTCAAAATTATTAACGGACAAGAACAAGAAGTTAGCATTCAAGAAATTAAAAAAGGAGATTTCTTAAGAATCAAGCCTGGTGGGAAAATTCCTGTTGATGGTATCATTTGGGAAGGATGCGCCCACATTGATGAAAGTATGATAACGGGAGAGCCTATCGCAGTGGATAAAAATATAGGCGACACCGTTTCTGCTGGAACGCTCAATGGTTTACAAAGTTTTATAATGAAAGCCGAAAGAATTGGCTCTGAAACCCTTTTATCACAGATTGTGGAAATGGTAAAAAAAGCAAGTCGAAGCCAAGCGCCTGTACAAAAAATCGCCGATAAAATTGCGGCTTACTTTGTACCGATTGTAGTTAGTGTTGCAATACTTACTTTTCTGGCTTGGATGGTATTGGCAGAAGATAACGGACTGATTTACGGATTTGTAAATGCCATTGCTGTACTGATTATTGCTTGTCCTTGCGCTTTGGGGCTTGCCACTCCAATGTCGGTTATGGTAGGTATTGGTAAAGGTGCAAAAAACGGAATTTTGGTAAAAGATGCTAAAGCCTTGGAATTACTTAGTAAAGTAGATACTTTAGTTATTGACAAAACTGGTACTATTACCGAAGGAAAACCGCAAGTTGAAAAAGTGGTTTATTTTAATGATTTCGATTTACAAAAAGCACTTTCATTATTGTATTCGGTGAATGCTCAAAGTGAACATCCATTGGCAAAAGCCACCAACGAATTCGCCAAATCAGCAAATGCGGAACTACTCCATACTATTGATTTTGAAAGCGTTTCAGGAAAAGGAGTTCGAGCAATCGTTGCGCAATCAGAAGTAGCATTTGGCAACGATAAGCTTATGGCTGAAATCGGGATTTTGATTCCGTTTTCTATCCTAAAACAAATAAAATCAGAACAACAAAAAGGTAAAACCATCTCTTATTTAGCTGTAAATAAATCCATTATTGCTGTAGTTATCATTTCTGACAGGATAAAACCTTCAGCAAAAGCCACTTTAAAAAATCTACAGAAACAAGGTATTGAAATACATATGCTTACGGGGGACAATCCTTTTACAGCAAAGGCAATTGCTGAAGAAATTGGGTTAACAAACTTCAAGGCAGGAATGCTTCCGCAAGACAAACAAAAAGAGGTAATTTCATTGCAACAACAAGGAAAAATTGTTGCTATGGCAGGTGATGGTATTAACGATGCACCTGCTTTGGCACAAGCCCAAGTGGGTATTGCTATGGGAACAGGTACCAATATTGCCATAGAAAGTGCAGAAATCACCCTACTACAAGGAGATTTAGAAGGACTTGAAAAGGCAAGAACGCTAAGCAAATCTGTGATGAAGAACATCAAAGAAAATTTATTCTTTGCACTGATTTACAACACCATAGGTATTCCGATTGCAGCAGGAATACTATATCCGTTTTTTGGCATTTTACTTTCGCCTATGCTAGGGGCTTTGGCGATGAGTTTCAGCTCGGTTAGCGTGATTGCTAATGCCTTGCGTTTGCGAAATATAACGTTAAAAAAGAACTAA
- a CDS encoding type B 50S ribosomal protein L31: MKKGIHPESYRLVAFKDMSNDDVFITKSTVATKETIEVDGTEYPLVKLEISRTSHPYYTGKSKLIDTAGRIDKFKNKYAKFKK, translated from the coding sequence ATGAAAAAGGGAATACATCCGGAGTCGTACAGGTTAGTAGCTTTTAAAGATATGTCAAATGATGATGTTTTCATCACAAAATCAACAGTAGCTACCAAAGAAACTATTGAAGTGGACGGAACAGAGTATCCGTTAGTAAAGTTGGAGATTTCAAGAACTTCACATCCTTATTATACAGGAAAATCTAAACTTATTGATACTGCAGGACGTATCGACAAGTTCAAAAACAAATATGCTAAATTCAAAAAATAA
- the rsmG gene encoding 16S rRNA (guanine(527)-N(7))-methyltransferase RsmG: MEAIKTYFPDLTPQQLTHFEMLKPLYEQWNAKINVISRKDTDFFYQRHVLHSLAIAKVQSFLPESQVLDVGTGGGFPGVPLAILFPKTQFMLVDSIGKKIKVVEEVVQALGLTNVTAVQTRVEQVNQEFDFIVSRAVTQMPEFVKWVKRKIKKESKHSLKNGILYLKGGDLTKELAAYEKVQLFPISDFFSEEFFETKKVVYLPLKYQGK; encoded by the coding sequence ATGGAAGCCATAAAAACCTATTTCCCTGATTTGACCCCACAGCAACTAACTCATTTTGAAATGTTAAAGCCTTTGTATGAGCAGTGGAATGCTAAAATAAATGTGATTTCGCGTAAAGATACTGATTTTTTTTACCAGCGACACGTGTTACATTCTTTGGCTATTGCTAAAGTACAGTCGTTTTTGCCTGAAAGTCAGGTGCTTGATGTGGGTACGGGGGGCGGTTTTCCTGGTGTGCCTTTGGCTATTTTGTTTCCGAAAACGCAGTTTATGTTGGTGGATTCTATTGGAAAGAAAATAAAAGTGGTAGAGGAGGTGGTACAAGCCCTCGGACTGACTAATGTAACCGCCGTGCAAACGCGAGTGGAGCAAGTAAATCAGGAATTTGATTTTATTGTAAGTCGAGCTGTAACTCAAATGCCCGAATTTGTAAAATGGGTGAAACGAAAAATAAAGAAAGAGTCAAAACATTCTCTTAAAAATGGAATTCTGTATTTGAAAGGCGGGGATTTGACTAAAGAGTTAGCTGCTTACGAAAAAGTACAGCTTTTCCCGATTTCCGATTTTTTCTCCGAAGAGTTTTTTGAAACTAAAAAAGTGGTATATCTACCTCTAAAATATCAAGGTAAATAA
- a CDS encoding pyridoxal phosphate-dependent aminotransferase, with protein sequence MQKFLSERINKMATSATLAMAAKTRELKAQGKDIIGLSLGEPDFNIPDFIKEAAIEAIHQNYSKYSPVDGYLDLKEAICEKFKRDNHLIYTPSQISVATGAKQCLANVALVMLNKGDEVILPAPYWVSYSDIVKIAEGIPVEVRTTIENDFKITPQQLEAAITPKTKMIWFSSPCNPTGSVYSREELEGLAVVLRKHPNIFIVSDEIYEHINFTERHVSIAEIDGMFERTITVNGVSKAFAMTGWRIGYIGAPEWITKACTKMQGQITSGANAIAQRATIAAVKAPVSKIQYMIDEFKKRRDLVLELLSEIEGFKLNIPEGAFYVFPDISYFFGKTLKGQKIETASDFSLFLLENAHVATVTGEAFGDDNCIRISYAASEKELREAIHRIKEALK encoded by the coding sequence ATGCAAAAGTTTTTATCCGAACGCATTAACAAAATGGCTACTTCAGCAACCTTAGCTATGGCTGCCAAAACCCGAGAACTTAAAGCTCAAGGTAAAGATATCATTGGGCTCAGTTTAGGAGAGCCCGATTTTAATATCCCCGATTTCATTAAAGAAGCTGCCATTGAAGCCATACACCAAAATTATAGCAAATATTCACCCGTTGATGGATATTTAGATTTAAAAGAAGCCATTTGTGAGAAATTCAAAAGAGATAATCATCTTATTTACACCCCTTCACAAATCAGCGTTGCTACTGGTGCCAAGCAGTGTTTGGCAAACGTAGCTTTAGTGATGCTAAACAAAGGAGATGAAGTAATTCTACCTGCGCCTTATTGGGTAAGCTACAGCGACATTGTAAAAATTGCCGAAGGTATTCCAGTAGAGGTACGTACTACCATCGAAAATGATTTTAAAATTACTCCCCAGCAATTAGAGGCAGCCATTACACCAAAAACAAAAATGATTTGGTTCAGCTCACCTTGTAACCCCACGGGCTCGGTGTATAGTCGTGAAGAATTGGAAGGGTTAGCTGTGGTACTGCGTAAACATCCGAACATTTTTATCGTTTCTGACGAAATTTACGAACATATTAACTTTACCGAAAGACACGTGAGCATTGCTGAAATTGACGGAATGTTCGAGCGGACCATAACCGTTAATGGAGTATCAAAAGCTTTCGCGATGACGGGATGGCGCATTGGCTATATTGGTGCACCTGAATGGATTACCAAAGCCTGTACCAAAATGCAAGGACAAATCACCAGCGGTGCTAACGCCATCGCGCAACGGGCTACCATTGCCGCAGTAAAAGCTCCAGTAAGTAAGATTCAATATATGATTGATGAGTTCAAAAAACGGCGAGATTTGGTTTTGGAATTGCTTTCCGAAATCGAAGGATTTAAGCTCAATATACCTGAAGGTGCTTTCTATGTATTTCCTGATATTTCTTACTTCTTTGGGAAAACTCTAAAGGGGCAGAAAATAGAAACGGCTTCTGATTTTTCTCTATTTCTATTGGAAAATGCACACGTAGCTACCGTAACAGGTGAAGCCTTTGGAGACGATAACTGCATACGGATTTCGTATGCCGCCTCAGAGAAAGAACTTCGTGAAGCCATACATAGAATCAAAGAAGCCTTGAAATAA
- a CDS encoding gamma carbonic anhydrase family protein: MILKKIKGKIPTFGEDCYFAENSVITGDVVLGSQCTLWYNAVIRGDVNSIRIGNKVNIQDGAVIHATYQKYATTIGDNVSIGHNAIVHGCTIGDNVLIGMGSIVMDGCIVESNSIIAAGAVLTQHTHVQAGSIYAGVPAKKVKEMSEEQIKIISQTADNYVKYASWIEEL; encoded by the coding sequence ATGATATTAAAAAAAATAAAAGGCAAAATTCCTACCTTTGGAGAGGATTGTTACTTTGCTGAAAATTCTGTTATTACGGGCGATGTGGTTTTGGGTAGCCAGTGTACCCTTTGGTATAATGCGGTAATCCGTGGCGATGTAAATTCCATTCGTATAGGCAACAAAGTGAACATACAAGATGGTGCTGTAATTCACGCTACTTACCAAAAATATGCTACCACCATAGGCGATAATGTCTCAATAGGGCATAACGCCATTGTACACGGTTGTACCATAGGTGATAATGTTTTGATAGGAATGGGAAGCATCGTGATGGATGGTTGTATTGTGGAAAGCAACAGCATCATAGCCGCAGGAGCTGTACTCACGCAACATACGCACGTTCAGGCAGGAAGCATATATGCAGGAGTGCCTGCTAAAAAAGTAAAAGAAATGTCGGAAGAGCAAATAAAAATAATATCTCAAACCGCTGATAATTACGTGAAGTACGCTTCTTGGATTGAAGAATTATAG